Proteins encoded in a region of the Triticum dicoccoides isolate Atlit2015 ecotype Zavitan chromosome 3A, WEW_v2.0, whole genome shotgun sequence genome:
- the LOC119270081 gene encoding uncharacterized protein LOC119270081, translated as MLFCGSVALLHSNDGVASRWDSNYLGIMLWCPLSLMVRPCTLAMVVATKSQTESLRSGTIQAYLPLSWRCLRTTTTKFWHRLQALSQATQERLRLKVGLLCRRAATATYVSSKKGATLEEHNDTGCSGARANKGAGPLETTDTEVHDRHADHQTLWSDPTRDAAVHAAIAATATCHDLREREIQRLRLASLGEFPADLSSTGYRL; from the exons ATGTTGTTCTGTGGTTCTGTAGCTCTACTCCATAGCAATGATGGAGTCGCCTCCAGATGGGATAGCAATTATCTCGGGATCATG CTTTGGTGCCCTCTCTCGCTCATGGTGAGGCCGTGCACGCTTGCCATGGTTGTGGCTACGAAATCTCAGACTGAGTCGCTTCGGTCGGGCACTATTCAG GCGTACTTGCCCCTGAGCTGGCGGTGCCTGAGAACAACGACGACAAAATTCTGGCATCGTCTCCAAGCTCTGTCGCAAGCAACACAGGAACGCCTCAGGCTCAAAGTCGGGTTGCTGTGCAGGCGAGCGGCAACAGCCACTTACGTCTCTTCCAAGAAGGGCGCCACCTTGGAGGAGCATAACGACACCGGCTGCAGCGGCGCACGAGCCAACAAAGGGGCAGGACCATTGGAGACGACGGACACAGAGGTGCATGATAGGCATGCCGATCATCAGACACTATGGAGCGATCCCACCCGTGATGCCGCAGTACACGCAGCCATCGCCGCCACCGCCACATGCCATGATCTACGG GAGCGGGAGATTCAGAGGCTCAGGTTGGCATCACTAGGTGAGTTCCCTGCTGATTTGTCGAGCACGGGATATAGACTATAG